The following coding sequences are from one Diospyros lotus cultivar Yz01 chromosome 7, ASM1463336v1, whole genome shotgun sequence window:
- the LOC127805739 gene encoding zinc finger CCCH domain-containing protein 39, with the protein MSYSDPPPPSMPFPFPGGDFGGSGSQIPVNDEDLGSDSQFDYLPLFKRPKVSGSNQLNSAPFPPMNPMMNMPNSWPQIPLSNEDMDSNPQLDYAHPFKRPKVSGNNQPNAAPFAPVNPRMNMPNPHGNRGTGHIFYKTRMCLKFLEGSCRNGEHCTFAHGPEDLREPPPNWQEIVAAREKDKGAGNWNDDQRIIHRMKICKKFYNGGECPYGEKCNFLHEDPSKFKNEMMRSEMMRSEMERPRESSAISIGTTGPMLGHRSGSDQPEVNKHVNSSSDAFRVNMRPSYWKTKLCSKFEITGLCPFGERCHFAHGLSELQASGGQIEAEAVNISKTPTKLVSVPGNDVPTSKVVVTAPAKETGGDGKKGLSHWKSTKKINRIYADWIDDLTPPRISPRTVKN; encoded by the exons ATGAGTTATTCTGATCCTCCACCACCCTCTatgccttttccttttcctggtGGTGATTTTGGTGGTTCCGGGTCTCAAATTCCAGTGAATGACGAAGACTTGGGCTCAGATTCACAGTTTGATTACTTACCTCTATTCAAAAGACCAAAAGTTTCTGGAAGCAACCAACTGAATTCTGCACCTTTTCCACCCATGAATCCCATGATGAACATGCCAAACTCCTGGCCTCAAATTCCGTTGTCCAACGAAGACATGGACTCAAATCCACAGCTTGATTATGCACATCCGTTCAAAAGACCTAAAGTTTCTGGAAACAACCAACCGAATGCTGCACCTTTTGCACCTGTGAATCCAAGGATGAACATGCCAAATCCTCATGGGAATCGTGGAACAGGCCATATCTTTTACAAGACTCGCAtgtgtttgaaatttttggaggGTAGTTGTCGAAACGGGGAGCATTGTACTTTTGCTCATGGGCCTGAAGATTTGCGAGAGCCTCCACCCAATTGGCAAGAAATTGTTGCTGCACGGGAAAAGGATAAGGGGGCAGGGAACTGGAATGATGATCAGAGAATAATACATAGGATGAAAATTTGTAAGAAGTTTTACAACGGAGGGGAGTGCCCCTATGGGGAGAAGTGCAATTTTCTTCATGAAGATCCATCAAAGTTTAAGAATGAGATGATGAGGTCTGAGATGATGAGGTCTGAGATGGAGAGGCCTAGAGAAAGTTCTGCAATAAGCATTGGAACAACAGGACCTATGTTGGGGCATAGAAGTGGGTCTGATCAACCTGAAGTTAATAAGCATGTTAATTCCAGTTCTGATGCTTTCCGAGTTAACATGAGGCCTTCATACTGGAAGACGAAGCTATGTAGTAAGTTTGAGATCACAGGTCTCTGTCCCTTCGGTGAGAGATGCCACTTTGCTCATGGGCTGTCAG AGTTGCAGGCGTCTGGTGGCCAGATTGAAGCTGAGGCAGTGAATATCTCAAAAACCCCAACAAAACTTGTTTCTGTTCCGGGTAATGATGTTCCTACTAGCAAAGTAGTTGTTACTGCTCCAGCAAAGGAGACTGGTGGTGATGGTAAGAAGGGCCTTTCACACTGGAAATCAACCAAGAAGATCAACCGCATTTATGCTGACTGGATCGATGATCTAACGCCACCTCGGATTTCGCCAAGAACAGTGAAGAATTGA